The following are encoded in a window of Carya illinoinensis cultivar Pawnee chromosome 15, C.illinoinensisPawnee_v1, whole genome shotgun sequence genomic DNA:
- the LOC122296175 gene encoding AP2/ERF and B3 domain-containing transcription factor At1g50680-like yields MDEDMLSLISNDRVNATTEESNSSSATYALPPRKCARRGSIVFTKFKGVVPQQNGHWGAQIYANHQRIWLGTFKSEKEAAMAYDSAAIKLRSLDSHKNFPWTDITVEEPNFQNLYSAEAVLNMIKDGSYRSKFEEFLRTRSHAETHDGLNLASLQSSGGLMCKQLFQKELTPSDVSKLNRLVIPRKYAIKYFPRTSETAEDNAEGGTMEDMLLTFYDRLMRPWKFRYCYWKSSQSFVFTRGWNRFVKENHLKSKDTITFYSCDCKEVAKDNDSFYMIDFTRVENSGPLVEQSSQYVGMQLEPTLEVNRQVDHYVKEKKLDEVKELKRPKVTHDKKTGFRLFGVLII; encoded by the coding sequence ATGGATGAGGACATGTTAAGCCTGATATCAAATGACAGAGTGAATGCAACGACAGAAGAGTCTAATTCAAGCAGTGCGACTTATGCACTTCCTCCAAGAAAGTGTGCAAGACGTGGTAGCATTGTCTTTACAAAATTCAAAGGTGTCGTGCCACAGCAAAATGGGCACTGGGGCGCACAAATATATGCTAATCACCAAAGGATTTGGCTGGGGACTTTCAAGTCTGAAAAGGAAGCAGCTATGGCTTATGATAGTGCAGCTATCAAGCTTCGGAGTTTGGATTCCCATAAAAATTTTCCATGGACTGACATCACAGTTGAAGAgccaaactttcaaaatctataCAGTGCCGAAGCAGTCCTCAACATGATAAAGGATGGTTCCTATCGAtccaaatttgaagaatttcttAGGACACGTTCACATGCGGAAACACACGATGGTTTGAACTTGGCTAGTCTGCAAAGCAGCGGGGGACTAATGTGTAAGcaactttttcaaaaggaaCTTACACCAAGTGATGTGAGTAAGTTAAATAGACTTGTCATCCCTAGGAAATATGCCATCAAGTACTTCCCACGTACTTCTGAAACTGCTGAAGATAATGCAGAGGGGGGCACCATGGAAGATATGCTGCTGACTTTCTATGACAGATTGATGAGGCCATGGAAGTTTCGCTACTGCTATTGGAAGAGCAGCCAGAGTTTTGTATTTACAAGGGGTTGGAATAGGTTTGTGAAGGAAAACCATCTAAAGTCCAAGGACACCATTACTTTCTATTCGTGCGATTGCAAAGAAGTAGCAAAAGACAATGACTCATTCTACATGATTGATTTTACCCGGGTGGAAAACAGTGGCCCCTTGGTTGAGCAGTCTAGCCAATATGTTGGGATGCAGTTAGAACCAACACTTGAAGTAAACCGTCAAGTTGACCATTATGTTAAGGAGAAGAAACTTGATGAGGTAAAGGAACTGAAGCGACCCAAGGTAACACATGACAAAAAGACAGGCTTTAGGTTATTTGGTGTGCTTATTATCTGA
- the LOC122296293 gene encoding CBL-interacting serine/threonine-protein kinase 6-like produces MGDKNKDGNSTVLHGKYELGRLLGHGTFAKVYHAKNFQTGKSVAMKVVGKEKVIKVGMMEQVKREISVMKMVKHPNIVELHEVMASKSKIYFAMELVRGGELFSKISKGRLKEDLARVYFQQLISAIDFCHSRGVYHRDLKPENLLLDEDGSLKVTDFGLSAFSEHLKQDGLLHTTCGTPAYVAPEVIGKKGYDGSKADIWSCGVILYVLLAGFLPFQDDNIVAMYRKIYRGDFKCPPWFSSEARRLVTKLLDPNPSTRVTISKIMDSSWFKKSVPKSMKTSNKEDQLLEFEDTICEKSGKETESLNAFHIISLSEGFDLSPLFEEKKREEKKELRFATTRPASSVISKLEEVAAKDGKFSVKKSESRVRLQGHESGRKGKLTIAAEIFAVTPSFLVVDVKKDNGDTLEYDQFCSKELRPALKDIVWTSPAKNSALA; encoded by the coding sequence ATGGGTGATAAGAACAAAGATGGCAATTCGACGGTTCTCCACGGCAAGTACGAGCTTGGTCGGCTTCTGGGTCATGGTACTTTCGCCAAAGTCTACCATGCCAAGAACTTTCAGACTGGGAAAAGCGTCGCTATGAAGGTTGTGGGGAAAGAGAAAGTGATAAAGGTGGGGATGATGGAGCAGGTCAAGAGGGAGATCTCGGTGATGAAAATGGTGAAGCACCCGAACATAGTTGAGCTCCACGAGGTGATGGCCAGCAAATCCAAAATCTACTTCGCCATGGAGCTCGTCCGGGGCGGCGAGCTCTTCTCTAAGATCTCCAAAGGCCGGCTGAAAGAGGACCTGGCCAGAGTATATTTCCAGCAACTCATCTCCGCCATCGACTTCTGCCACAGCCGCGGCGTCTACCACAGGGATCTCAAGCCGGAAAACCTGCTTTTGGACGAGGATGGTAGTCTCAAAGTCACCGATTTCGGACTCAGCGCCTTCTCGGAGCACTTGAAGCAAGATGGGCTCTTGCACACCACTTGCGGTACGCCGGCTTATGTCGCACCGGAGGTGATTGGTAAGAAAGGCTACGACGGTTCCAAAGCCGACATCTGGTCCTGCGGTGTCATTCTCTATGTCCTCCTCGCCGGCTTCCTGCCATTCCAGGACGACAATATCGTAGCCATGTACCGGAAGATTTACCGCGGAGACTTCAAGTGCCCGCCATGGTTTTCCTCAGAAGCGCGTAGACTCGTCACCAAGCTTCTCGACCCGAACCCCAGTACCCGAGTTACGATCTCAAAGATCATGGATAGTTCCTGGTTCAAGAAGTCGGTCCCCAAGAGCATGAAAACGAGTAACAAGGAGGACCAATTACTGGAATTCGAGGACACCATTTGCGAGAAATCAGGCAAAGAAACCGAGTCCCTGAACGCGTTCCACATCATATCTTTGTCAGAAGGGTTCGACTTATCGCCACTGTTCGAGGAGAAGAAGAGGGAGGAGAAGAAAGAGCTTAGGTTTGCAACGACGAGGCCGGCGAGCAGCGTGATATCGAAGCTGGAAGAGGTTGCGGCCAAGGACGGCAAGTTCAGCGTAAAGAAGAGCGAGTCCAGGGTCAGGCTACAAGGCCACGAGAGCGGGCGTAAAGGGAAGCTGACCATAGCGGCGGAGATCTTCGCCGTCACGCCATCGTTTCTGGTCGTGGATGTGAAGAAGGACAACGGCGATACCCTGGAGTACGACCAGTTCTGCAGCAAGGAACTCCGGCCGGCGCTCAAGGACATCGTCTGGACCTCTCCTGCAAAAAACTCTGCACtcgcttaa